The sequence CCTACAGTTTAGTAACTGATATTATATTAGTGTATAGAACGGCATGTCGTTTGTACAGTATATAGCATAGAGTAGTTGATAGTTAGTTGTATAGTAGTGCCACTTGTCATGATTAGATTGGCTAGGCAGTTGGTTATTCTATTATGGTTTCCCGATCCTCTGTTTCTCTTATATAAAGAACAGAGGTAGATATTTATCAATACACGAAAGCATTTTCTCATTTGCTCTCTCATagtttctctctcattctttctctgTGTGTGATTGTTAATCCGACATTGTAGAACCTTGAGGTTGTATGAGATtcaacatggtatcagagccgaaCTAAGTTGTAGAGTCTTCAATCTAGTACTCTCTAAGTTTCTTAATTAGTTCAatttcttgtttctttgatGCTTTCTTCGAATCAAGTAGAAATacttttttgtgtgtttcttttgatttttgcatCAACTCATTTCTTCTAGAATCTTGATTTTCTTTGAACAAGAttaaaatcttgattctttCATTCACAATAACAAATTGAGATCCTTGATTTAGGGTTTGTGGATTCAGTGATTCTACTTCTTCATTCATCAAGgtcttgttttgatcatagtgTTTGGTTACTAGgaaattttgagttgattttgtaCAAAATGAATTCTTGTCTTGATATTCTAATTGATTTGTGAATTGTGACCTTCATTGGATTAAGAATGACTAATAGTGATTCGAGTGCCTCTGCACCAACTGTGCAACCATGGGAAAATTCATCTAGCCCCTATTTCTTGTCTAGTAGTGATAACCCTGATATGTCTCTTGTGGTCCAACACTTGATTGAGGAGAACTATAATACTTGGAGTAGAGCAGTCCTTATCTCTTTGGATGCTAAAACCAAGTTAGGCTTCATTGATGGTACAATACCAAAGCCATAGTTTGTGAATCATCCCTACTATACAGCATGGTGCAAGTGTAACAGCACTATTTTGGCTTGGTTGTTTAACTCCATTTCTAAGGACTTGCAACCTAGTGTGGTGTACTTCAAGACAACAAGGGAAGTTTGGGTAGACTTGCAGTATAGGTACTCACAGGGTAATGGTCCTAGAGTTTTTGAGTTAAGAAAGGAGGTGAATTCTTTGACACAGGACAATTTGACCATCAATGCTTACTACACTAAGTTCAAGGGACTTTGGGATGATTTGTCAATTACAAAACTTGTACCTGTGGTCATTAAGTAGAGGATTGTACCATCTCACTCTTGATGGGGTTAAATGATACCTATGTAGCAGTTCAAGGTCAAATTTTGCTTATGGATCCTATCCCTCCATTAAGCAAAGTATTTTCTCTTATACTTCAAGATGAGAAGCAAAGGAAGATAGGTGCTGCCAAGAAGATGTAGCTTGACATAGCAGCTACCTTAGCAGCAGCATTAACAACAAAGAATGTTAAGAATGCTAAGAAAGGTAGGTCCCAATGTACTCACTGTGGTGCTATGGGTCATGTGGTTGATAAATACTATAAGTTGCATGGATACCCTCTTGGCTATAAGTTCAAGACTAATAAAGGCCAAGCTGTAGCTATTCTACCACCATTTGCCAACAATGTTATTGCTTCTGAAGATGATGCAAGTGAAGGTGTTAGCCTTACTAAGTTAGAATATCAGCAGTTACTTGGTTTGTTGAACTCCAATTGCCATTTTGGTATTGAAGGACCTTCTGAGGGAGCTGCAGATGCCCATCAGGTTGCAAATATCATCACTTAGCCTTCATTTGATCTTCAAGGACATGAGATATCAGGTATATGGTCTGTTCCCTCTCTTGAATACTTAGTTTTTCTTCATCTATCTGTACTTCTCATATTCAGTCCACTGATTGGATCCTTAACAGCGGAGCCACTGATCATATGATTCattctttagcatttttcacttCAATTACTTCTGTAGTACAAATTTCTATTAGGCTTCCCAATGGAGACATGGctaaatttacacatattggAATTGTGCAACTATTATCTACCTTAATTCTTGACAATGTGCTTTGCATACCTAGTTTCTCTTTTAATCTGATTTCCATTAGTAAACTGACCCAACAtccttgttgttgttgtattttcCTTTCACAATACTGTTTCATTCAGGACTTACAACTCTGGAAGATGATTGGGTTGGGTAGATTGCAAAGCAACTTGCTAGATAGTTTGCCACCACGTGTTTCTGATGCTCTTTCCAagctttcatcttcttttccAGTTATAACAACTCTCAATTCTTGTAATGTGAATTCTGTTGATACAACTAGTTTATGGCATTGTAGGTTAGGTCATCCCTCAACTAAAAGACTTGACTTGTTACAATCTGTTGTACCAAACATCATTTCTTGCAATAATAAAGTTTTTGATTGTTCTATCTGTCCACTAGCCAAGCAAAGGAGATTATCATTTCCTACTTCTGTTTTTCATTCATTTGCATGTTTTGATTTAATACATGTTGATATCTGGGGACTATATTCCACACCATCTTTAAATGGTTCTAGGTATTTTCTCACCATAGTGGATGACTATATTAGGTGCACTTGGGTCTTTTTGATGAAACATAAGTCAGAGGCTTCATCATTACTTCAATCCTTTTATAATCTGATTCTTACTCAGTTTAAACTTCCTATTAAGGTCATTAGATCAGACAATGGACCCGAGTTTGCTTTGAACTCCTTTTATGCTTCTAAAGGGATTATTCACCAACTGTCTTGTGTGGAAACACCTCAACAAAATTCAGTTGTTGAGGGAAAAcaccaacattttttttattgtggcTTAAGCATTGAGATTTCAAGCAGATTTACCTCTCAAGTTCTGGGGTGATTGTGTTCTTACTGCCACTTATTTGATTAATAGAACAACTAGTCCACTTCTTCACAATATCACTCCTTATGAGAAGCTGTTAGGACATTCACCTTCTTATGGCCATTTaaggatttttggttttttatgctttgcttcAACCTTGTCTAGAGATAGGACTAAGTTTGATGCCAGGGCTAAGCCTCGTATGTTCATTGGTTATCTTTTTGGTACTAAGGGTTATAAGGTTTATGATTTGGCTactaaaacttgttttgtctctagagatgttgttgttaaggaaaatatctttctttttaaacaTTGGATGTCACATTCTAAGTCTATTTCTATTCCTTCCTGCCCTTCCATGTTTCCTTCTCTACCTGTCATATCAGATTCCAGTCAACCTGTCATACTAGATTCCAGTTCTTCTTTTCCTACTACAGAATTCACTCCTTCATTCTCCATAGATTTGGCTGTTCCTCCTGATGAGTTTCCAGACCTTGTTCACCCTGATTCTGACTCCTCTAATACATCTTGTGAAGTTCCTCAGTCTCCACATGTTGTTCAACCTGTTAAGCAGTCCACTAGAGTTAGAAAACCTCCTAGTTATCTTCAAGACTATCATTGCAACTTGGCTTCTGCACATGTGTCTGCCTTAGTTTCACTTCCTCAATCAGATGATTCCACTGCTTCTGGTGATACATGTATTCTTTATCCTCTTGCTTCAACTCTTTCCTATGCCAAACTTTCTTCTTTCCCTAAATCTTTTGCCCTTGCCTTAACCATTGCTAAGGAACCTGATTCTTATGCTCAAGCTTTGAATGATCCTAAATGGCTTGATGCCATGAAAGCTGAAATTAATGCTCTTCAAGCTAACAATACTTGGGTTATGTGCAAGCTTCCTCCTGGTAAGTACCAATTGGGTGTAAATGGGTTTATAAAATCAAGTTAAAGGCTGGTGGTTCTGTTGAGAGGTATAAGGCCAGATTAGTGGCTAAAGGTTTTACACAAACTGAGGCTATAGACTTTTATGAGACATTCTCTCATGCGGTCAAGTTTGTTACTGTCAGAATTCTTTTGGCTTTTGTTGCTATTCATGGTTGGCATCTAACTCAGTTAGATGTCAACAATGCTTTTCTACATGGGGACTTACAAGAAGAGGTTTACATGCTTCCTCCACTTGGATTTGGCAGCAAGGGGGAGGTTTGTAGACTTACAAAGTCTCTTTATGGGCTTAAACAGGTAAGTAGACAATGGTTTGCAAAGTTGTCCTCTACAATTGTGGATCAAGGTTTTGTTCAATCCAAGGTAGACTACTCTGTCTTTACCAGCATTAAGGGAGGTTCCATGATCATCATTCCTAGGTCTTGAGGTAGCAAGAACTTCCAATGAAATTTCATTATGTCAGAGAAAGTATACCCTTGAGCTTCCGTCTGATGCTGGTATGTTAGCTTCTAAGCCAACAAGCATTCCCATGGAACCATCAGCTAAGTTCAGTAGTTCAGTTGGTGATGCAGTTCCAGATGCTTCATTGTATAGAAGGTTAATAGGGAGACTTCTGTATTTGACATTACTAGGCCTAACATATGCTATTCAGTCCACAAGTTAAGCCAATTCATGAGTTCACCTAAAGTACCTTATCTTCAAGCTGCTTATAGAATCCTTAAGTACTTGAAGAAAACACCAGGTCAAGGCTTGTTCCTGTCTGCAAGATCAGAATTGCAATTGAAGTCCTATTGTGATGCTGACTGGGCAGCCTACCCTAATACCAGAAGATCAATCATAGGgttttgtgtgtttttaggTGATTCACTGATCTCTTGGAAGAGTAAGAAACAACAGGCAGTGTCAAGATCCTCTACTGAGTCAGAGTATAGATCTATGGCAACAGTCACTAGTGAGGTGGTTTGGCTCATTACTTTgctcaaaaattttggtttaaatCACACACAACCTGCTTTCCTTTATTGTGATGGTAAAGCGGCCCTCTATATTGCTGCAAATCTTGTGTACCATGAAAGAACAAAGCATATTGAAATTGACTACCATTTCATTCGAGAAAAGACTGAAGATGGAGTTATTAAAACATTTCATGTTCCTACACGGCACTAGATTGCAGATTTCTTTACTAAAGCTCTTGGGCAGAAGCAATTCTTTCACTTGCTTTCCAAGATGAACTTGATTAGCATATATAAttcatcttgagggggagtgttaaaaATTGAAGCAAGATTGATGAAGCAATGCAAGTTTATTACTGCTTAAGCTACCTATAGTTTAgtaattgaaattatattagtGTACAGAACGGATTGTCGTTTGTACAGTACATAGCATAGAGTAGTTGATAGTTAGTTGTATAGTGGTGCCACTTGTCATGATTAGATTGGTTAGGCAGTTGGTTATTCTGTTATGGTTTTCCGCTCCTCTATTTCTCTTATATAAAGAACAGAGGTAGATATTTATCAATACACGAAAGCATTTTCTCATTTGCTCTCTCATagtttctctctcattctctctttgtGTGTGATTGTTAATCTGCCATTGTAGAATCTTGAGGTTGTATGAGATTCAACAGTTCTAACTcccaaaatcataattttaagttctctttttttgtttttttttttcatcctcaCGATCATTGATGTAATGCATGCAAATGAGAGAACCAAAAATTAAGTAATAAACATAAATCTATTTACCCTTCCAATGATAAATCAACGGCATGAGAATCTTGGGCAGTATGATTTTGACAAAATGAAATTCACCAAATGAAATTCACAAAATGAAATTCaccaaatgagagagagaatgtgttATCTATGCATTAGATTCTTTTCCAAGTTAAATTCTTTTGGTTTAGTTTGAAAGTTAGTTTGTTGTACTTTTGAAACTTATATTAATAGTGTGATTACTTTGATTTTTATGAATAATGGCGAGATGTGTTATTTATGCATTAGATTCTTTTCCAAGTTAAATTCTTTTGGGTTAGTTTGAAAGTTAGTTTGTTGTACTTTTGAAACTTATATTAATAGTGTGATCACTTTGATTTTTATGAATAGTGGTGAGACCCTGAATGAGTTGCATCATAATTTAAGGGTTGGGTTCAATTTATATTTGGTGTAACTTTAAGGAATgatacaccactcaatattttttaattgaatgtgaattttgacaaatccaccgttagattatattattttcatatattctccatgcttgcaaaatttcaaggtgatcaaagattaatagccatgtcatcaatcaattgtttaaattcaagtattgtagtataaaataatgtataaaaaatgagtttatggatcaaatggtaaataacattcaattgatatgaaaattggcataaatgttaagaacatatagaatatgtaattcaacgataaaattttcaaaatatgaattctataataaattattaggtgctgtaacattacttaaagttatattggatgtaacttgaacccaacttatgtatataaatatatatatccttGGAAATTGGAACCATCCCAAAgcttaaaagaaaatagtttCACACACAATAAATAGCCctaaaaatgtttcaaaatcaaagaagtcAATTCTGTACCATATCAATCGGTACAACCCGTATTCTTCGTTTCAATACCTAAGTTAGCACAAAAATACTTCTATTTTGTCCCGGTTTATATTGGGTTGTTTCggattgagaaaaaaattgggtttcaaATCTAATAATCACTCTCTCTTCTCCCAGTAACTTAATGACTTAATGTCGCTTACGTAACTGCTGTTGTTAGCATGTTGTCGTTGTCCTTAGATCCCTTTGACTTTTCTTAaacttcaataattttttgaaattcttaGCTAGGAGAACTAAGTTTTTCTTAGCAGCATCATCATCAATGGATGAGTAAGAGTCTTATTCCTTAACAATTTTTAGGGTTATGGACTTGTTTTTCCTATTGAGGGAAAGGGTAAATTCAAAagtgttagggtcatattttattgcaattggttaatcctttgacaaaatgcaatttaattgtaattgggtagatttaagatgggtttagtacttcaagaaacatgctgttcaagtcaagtattaaagacatgaagattggtccaagaaacaagtgaagaaaagctatttATTAAGTCTCGACAAATAGCTCGACATAAGCCTGCTATCGAGAATTAATGTGAAGTTCAATAGATAGCTCAACAGTAGCTCGATTTATCGAGAACTATGATTTCAGAATTTCCAGATCTAAAATTCGGCCTAGTCTTGTGCAattgtttagggtttcttttctcacaaccctagacatatataaggcttattttaagagTCGTCACACATGGATATAGAGACCAAGAGACTTATTTTCTTTGtgagaagctactgcgtttgtATGCCaaagggttttgtaatcaagtgcttcttgatcttcattgttgatgatgtgaagaactttgcagccaacaacatctgttcaagttgctggagttagtcacgcaTTGGAATTTGTGCAAAtggttagtcacaaattggaggtttgtgcatcaaaggaaagaaggctactacaagatcaagtctaattgggtattggagcgaAGGTTCAgctataggttggtatttccGGATAGGTTAGGGTAGttgataagattccttatacttgtaactgcttgattgttgattagtggattcttgggagagtgaccttaaaatcacccggtggggtttttgctttgcgag is a genomic window of Quercus lobata isolate SW786 chromosome 2, ValleyOak3.0 Primary Assembly, whole genome shotgun sequence containing:
- the LOC115961172 gene encoding uncharacterized protein LOC115961172, producing MTNSDSSASAPTVQPWENSSSPYFLSSSDNPDMSLVVQHLIEENYNTWSRAVLISLDAKTKLGFIDAWCKCNSTILAWLFNSISKDLQPSVVYFKTTREVWVDLQYRYSQGNGPRVFELRKEVNSLTQDNLTINAYYTKFKGLWDDLSITKLVPVVIK